From a region of the Anaerolineae bacterium genome:
- a CDS encoding carbon-nitrogen hydrolase family protein gives MRPVRIATASILSGDGEAYPSPCIERCLRAIAQAGEAKADLLLLPEEPDVVGCPQERIAELPEPIPGGETFTRFAQAARQHGLYVAYSQRERDGQRVYNTGVLLDRGGELVGKYRKMHLAPGEWEEVLPGDLGYPVFQCDFGRVAIGICMDIHFPEMWRIYALEGADLLLWPTMCLDYTGDHIESIANARAIDNQVYLVSSHFVMQPFLSGRSMGHSRIIDPYGRTRADTSHRPGLAVADLDLDEGFATWYTGELKERFPTLKEAYLALRRPDTYGRLIQADPEPPAWKIPNG, from the coding sequence ATGAGGCCGGTGCGCATCGCTACTGCCAGCATCCTCAGTGGAGACGGCGAGGCCTATCCCAGCCCCTGTATCGAGCGCTGCCTGCGGGCCATTGCCCAGGCCGGGGAGGCCAAAGCCGATCTGTTGCTGTTGCCGGAGGAGCCGGACGTGGTGGGCTGTCCCCAGGAGCGGATCGCGGAACTACCGGAGCCCATACCGGGGGGAGAGACCTTCACCCGCTTCGCCCAGGCGGCGCGGCAACACGGCCTCTACGTGGCCTACAGCCAGCGGGAGAGAGACGGTCAGCGAGTGTACAACACGGGGGTCCTGCTGGACCGCGGGGGAGAGCTGGTGGGCAAGTACCGCAAGATGCACCTGGCCCCTGGGGAGTGGGAGGAGGTGCTGCCGGGCGACCTCGGGTATCCCGTGTTCCAGTGCGACTTCGGCCGGGTAGCGATCGGCATCTGCATGGACATCCACTTCCCCGAGATGTGGCGCATCTACGCCCTGGAGGGTGCCGACCTGCTGCTGTGGCCCACCATGTGCCTGGATTACACCGGTGACCACATCGAGTCCATCGCCAACGCCCGCGCCATAGACAACCAGGTGTACCTGGTCTCTTCCCACTTCGTGATGCAGCCTTTCCTGTCCGGCCGCTCCATGGGCCACTCCCGCATCATCGATCCGTACGGCCGCACTCGGGCCGACACTTCCCACCGGCCCGGGCTGGCGGTGGCCGATCTGGACCTGGACGAGGGGTTCGCCACCTGGTACACGGGAGAGCTCAAGGAGCGGTTCCCCACCCTGAAGGAGGCCTATCTGGCCCTCCGTCGGCCTGACACCTACGGCCGGCTGATCCAGGCGGACCCGGAGCCGCCGGCCTGGAAGATACCTAACGGCTAG